In Paenibacillus algicola, a genomic segment contains:
- a CDS encoding FxsA family protein: MWKWILAAIIFMPAIEIFGFSYVADQVGGMNTFLLTLLTSAIGVAMMRFEGRKAMEDAKLKANAGMMPGESMAVGLCIFIGGILLIIPGFVTDLIGFTMLFPLTRPLYRFLLIKWMKRNIKNGKITIFKR; the protein is encoded by the coding sequence ATGTGGAAATGGATACTGGCAGCGATTATCTTTATGCCTGCTATTGAAATATTCGGCTTTTCATACGTTGCGGATCAGGTTGGAGGCATGAATACCTTCCTGCTGACACTGCTGACCTCGGCCATCGGGGTAGCCATGATGCGTTTTGAGGGACGAAAGGCGATGGAAGATGCCAAGCTGAAGGCGAATGCTGGCATGATGCCGGGAGAATCGATGGCGGTGGGACTGTGCATTTTTATCGGCGGCATTCTTTTGATCATCCCGGGCTTTGTGACGGATCTCATTGGCTTTACCATGCTCTTCCCGCTGACAAGGCCATTATATCGATTCTTGCTGATCAAGTGGATGAAACGAAATATCAAGAACGGTAAAATTACAATCTTTAAGCGTTAG
- a CDS encoding glutamate decarboxylase, with protein sequence MWTVIYIAPTSKVAEMITTRLTEEGFLVQSRPVNLSKQQYEIRVPSGELDEVQEVLNSILHP encoded by the coding sequence ATGTGGACGGTAATATATATCGCTCCCACCTCCAAGGTGGCAGAAATGATTACAACCAGGCTGACAGAAGAAGGGTTTTTGGTTCAAAGCCGTCCTGTGAATCTTTCAAAGCAACAATACGAGATACGGGTACCTTCGGGGGAGCTGGACGAGGTACAGGAAGTGTTGAATTCGATATTGCACCCCTAG
- a CDS encoding acyl-CoA thioesterase, which translates to MAKVNEEGPIRWFTAALRVRYQETDQMGVVYHANYLQWMEIGRTEMIRAMGYSYSEIEAAGLLLPVVDLDIQYKQPARYDDEIVVFTSITAFSPLRIQYRYEVRRMRKLDPAPSKEVQWKDGEELPGELLVTGSTRHVWVNREWKPARLDKSLPELYAALRNSLD; encoded by the coding sequence ATGGCAAAGGTGAATGAGGAAGGGCCCATACGCTGGTTCACGGCAGCCCTGCGGGTGCGGTATCAGGAAACGGATCAGATGGGGGTGGTCTACCACGCTAATTATTTGCAATGGATGGAGATTGGCCGTACCGAGATGATCCGGGCGATGGGCTATTCTTATTCCGAAATCGAAGCGGCCGGACTGCTTCTGCCGGTGGTGGATCTGGACATTCAGTACAAGCAGCCGGCGAGGTATGATGATGAAATCGTAGTATTTACTTCTATAACCGCCTTCTCTCCACTTCGTATTCAATACCGCTATGAGGTCCGAAGAATGCGTAAATTGGACCCGGCACCTTCAAAAGAGGTACAATGGAAAGACGGAGAGGAGCTTCCCGGGGAATTGCTCGTAACCGGCTCGACCCGGCACGTCTGGGTGAACCGGGAGTGGAAGCCAGCCCGATTGGATAAATCTCTGCCGGAGCTGTATGCTGCATTAAGGAACTCTCTGGATTGA
- a CDS encoding acetyl-CoA carboxylase carboxyltransferase subunit alpha, with the protein MSGELPFEKPLAEMRKKIEELRQFGQEKGIDFTDEIARLEERYKQLEEEIYSSISPSQKMHLARHQQRPTSLDLIQLIFTDFIELHGDRLYGDDLAVVGGLAKLNGVPVTVIGQQRGKDTKDNIARFFGSAHPEGFRKALRLMQQAEKFKRPIITFIDTKGAYPGNTAEERGQSEAIARNLREMSSLGVPVVCVVIGEGGSGGALAMAVGNRILMLENAIYSVISPNGAASILWKDASKADQAAEAMKITAQDLLEMEVIEEIVPEPMGGAHKGYEESADYIKAALLRHLKELSEMDACELVEDRYQKFRKIGSFDFAPSPSPEPEANPTA; encoded by the coding sequence ATGTCAGGCGAATTACCTTTCGAAAAGCCTCTTGCGGAGATGCGCAAGAAGATTGAGGAATTGAGACAGTTTGGACAGGAGAAGGGCATCGATTTCACGGATGAAATTGCCCGTCTGGAAGAACGATATAAACAGCTGGAGGAGGAGATTTACTCCTCCATTTCCCCTTCCCAGAAAATGCATCTGGCCAGGCACCAGCAGCGTCCGACATCGCTGGATTTAATCCAGCTTATTTTTACGGATTTTATCGAGCTGCATGGGGACAGGCTATATGGAGATGATCTTGCTGTCGTCGGAGGTCTGGCGAAGCTGAATGGCGTTCCGGTGACGGTTATTGGCCAGCAGCGCGGTAAGGATACGAAGGATAACATCGCCCGTTTCTTCGGAAGCGCCCACCCGGAAGGCTTCCGCAAGGCGCTGCGTCTTATGCAGCAGGCGGAGAAATTCAAGCGTCCGATCATCACTTTTATTGATACGAAGGGTGCATACCCGGGGAATACCGCGGAAGAAAGAGGCCAGTCTGAGGCGATTGCCCGCAATCTGCGGGAAATGTCCTCATTAGGGGTTCCGGTAGTATGTGTAGTCATCGGCGAGGGAGGAAGCGGCGGTGCTCTTGCGATGGCTGTGGGCAACCGGATCCTGATGCTGGAGAATGCCATCTACTCGGTTATTTCCCCGAACGGAGCTGCTTCCATTCTGTGGAAGGATGCCTCTAAGGCGGACCAGGCGGCAGAAGCGATGAAGATTACCGCACAGGACCTTCTGGAGATGGAGGTTATCGAAGAGATCGTTCCAGAGCCTATGGGCGGAGCCCATAAGGGCTATGAGGAAAGCGCAGATTACATTAAGGCAGCGCTGCTGCGGCATCTGAAGGAGCTTTCCGAAATGGATGCGTGCGAGCTTGTGGAGGACCGTTACCAGAAGTTCAGAAAGATCGGAAGCTTTGATTTTGCACCTTCACCAAGTCCGGAGCCAGAGGCGAATCCGACAGCGTGA
- a CDS encoding YtrH family sporulation protein, translated as MNVFLSKAILDFFIAFGIVLGGAMVGGIGAVFSMQPPTQTMLDVADRIKIWALAAAVGGTIDPMRVIESNMLGGNLSPAIKQVLYLVFAFLGAHMGSELVKWVCQDRS; from the coding sequence ATGAATGTATTTCTATCCAAGGCCATACTGGATTTCTTCATTGCGTTCGGGATTGTGCTTGGGGGTGCCATGGTGGGCGGGATCGGTGCCGTGTTCTCCATGCAGCCGCCGACGCAGACGATGCTGGACGTCGCCGACCGGATTAAAATCTGGGCTCTCGCTGCAGCGGTTGGCGGTACGATTGATCCCATGCGCGTCATTGAAAGCAATATGCTGGGAGGCAATCTTTCTCCCGCCATCAAGCAGGTGCTGTATCTCGTCTTTGCCTTTCTTGGCGCCCATATGGGCAGCGAGCTGGTGAAATGGGTCTGCCAGGACCGGAGCTGA
- a CDS encoding YtpI family protein codes for MMDMLKYALIFVLAAACVLAALNSVRARRKRDPLERGRHQALTNVWMGVMLIVLSVLAMLMFSGSTVAVIVEAIFMVLGAFNIFAGLRSRSYYSRQQKANS; via the coding sequence ATGATGGATATGCTGAAATATGCACTTATTTTTGTACTTGCTGCAGCCTGTGTGCTGGCTGCCCTGAACAGTGTCCGCGCCCGCCGCAAGCGAGATCCCCTGGAACGGGGCAGACATCAGGCGCTGACCAACGTGTGGATGGGCGTGATGCTCATCGTGCTGTCTGTGCTGGCCATGCTCATGTTCAGCGGCTCCACGGTGGCTGTCATTGTCGAAGCCATATTTATGGTGCTTGGCGCGTTTAATATATTCGCTGGGCTGCGCAGCCGCTCCTATTACAGCCGCCAGCAGAAGGCGAACAGCTAA
- a CDS encoding DNA polymerase III subunit alpha, with amino-acid sequence MSSFVHLHVHSEYSLLDGAAKLTELVQQAAELGMKSLALTDHGVMYGAVPFYKLCKQHGIKPIIGCEAYITEGSRKDRGSRKDQPIYHLILLAKNETGYRNLMKLCSIGHLEGFHYKPRIDMEALAEFNEGIICLSACLGGEVPQLLLHGRTDAAREAALRYKEIFGPDYYLELQDHGLPEQKRVNPQLIQLSQELDIPLVLTNDVHYLAPEDAEVQDVLICIGTGTNVEDDSRLRIPTRQLYLKSAEEMGRLFPHAMEAAANTVAIAEQCSLELTFGQSILPEYRPLPEGMDAAAYLGQLCLEGLELRYRGSERWQDEAMREELHRRLHYELGVIENMGFSHYFLIVWDFIAYAHRQGIAVGPGRGSSAGSLVAYTLQITNVDPMKYHLLFERFLNPERVSMPDIDIDFSDERRDEVIDYVVDKYGRQHVAQIITFGTLAAKAAVRDVGRALNVPFGDVDRTAKLIPNQLGIRIARAVEDSPGLKEQYDSKPKVKQLLDMAMKVEGMPRHASTHAAGVVISKEPLTETVPLQEGSEKTALTQYSMENLESIGLLKMDFLGLRTLSIIERSMRWIQETGLTPPDWSRIADDDPATYAMLGRGDTTGVFQLESAGMRRVLKDLKPSGFEDIISVLALYRPGPMDFIPKYIQAKHGVIEPEYPHPDLAEILGDTYGIIVYQEQIMQIASRMAGFSLGEADLLRRAVSKKKREVLDLERDHFVTGSLNQGYSGDEANRVYDMIVRFADYGFPRAHAAAYGVLAFQTAYLKAHYPVHFMASMLTAVMGSHRKVAEYVLECQRMGIKVLPPDVNESGSLFTPIAEADDAENGGSPGFIRFGLAAIKNVGTQAVDSMVRLREDKPFESLLDFCRRIDLRVCNKRVIESLIQAGAFDSLPGHRSQQTAMVDETVEAALKWRKEREDLQIQLFDFDVIETANWDIEYPDIPPYSASQQLELERELLGMYLSGHPLDDYDELLQEAGTERLMDLDEAADESQVTVAGMVVAVKTITTKQGKAMAFVEFEDQIDRCEVVLFPEVWRKSSPFIEKGALLALRAKVQQQDEGFKLLAEEAAPLERDRLQQLVRRSRIGRKERSAVRPAVRPPESTRKQQVMPPGEEMKQSPGNGFKEQSAGQRVFIKISPDCEDPQILSRLKKLLQQHRGPAATVLFYESNQKALALSEAYRIDPRDVLVASIEEMLGKGSVKIK; translated from the coding sequence ATGAGCTCTTTCGTGCATCTACACGTGCACAGTGAATACAGTCTGCTCGACGGGGCTGCAAAGCTGACAGAGCTCGTTCAGCAGGCAGCTGAGCTGGGCATGAAATCACTCGCCCTTACCGATCATGGCGTGATGTATGGCGCTGTGCCATTTTATAAATTATGCAAGCAGCACGGAATCAAGCCGATTATCGGCTGTGAGGCTTATATTACGGAAGGCTCCCGGAAGGACCGGGGAAGCCGCAAGGATCAGCCGATCTACCATTTAATACTGCTGGCGAAGAACGAGACCGGCTATCGCAATCTGATGAAGCTGTGCTCCATCGGCCATTTAGAGGGCTTTCATTATAAGCCCCGGATTGATATGGAGGCCCTGGCGGAATTTAATGAAGGCATTATATGCCTGAGTGCGTGCCTGGGCGGCGAAGTGCCGCAGCTGCTGCTGCATGGACGTACCGATGCCGCGCGGGAGGCGGCTTTAAGGTATAAGGAGATCTTTGGACCTGACTATTATCTGGAGCTGCAGGACCATGGCCTGCCGGAGCAGAAGCGTGTCAATCCTCAGCTGATTCAGTTATCGCAGGAGCTGGACATTCCGCTCGTGTTAACGAATGATGTTCACTATTTGGCGCCGGAGGATGCCGAGGTCCAGGATGTATTGATCTGCATCGGCACAGGCACGAACGTGGAGGATGACAGCCGGCTGAGAATTCCGACCCGGCAGCTATACTTGAAGAGTGCTGAGGAGATGGGTCGTCTGTTTCCCCATGCCATGGAAGCGGCGGCTAATACCGTCGCCATTGCGGAGCAGTGCTCGCTGGAGTTGACCTTCGGGCAGTCCATTCTGCCGGAGTACCGGCCGCTCCCGGAAGGCATGGACGCTGCCGCTTATCTAGGCCAGCTGTGCCTTGAAGGGCTTGAGCTGCGTTATCGCGGCAGTGAACGGTGGCAGGATGAGGCCATGCGGGAGGAGCTTCATCGTCGGCTTCATTATGAGCTGGGCGTCATTGAGAACATGGGCTTTAGCCATTATTTCTTGATTGTGTGGGATTTCATTGCATATGCCCATCGGCAGGGCATTGCTGTTGGACCGGGCAGGGGCTCTTCTGCAGGAAGCCTGGTAGCGTACACCTTGCAGATTACGAATGTGGACCCGATGAAATATCATTTGCTCTTCGAGCGCTTTCTGAATCCGGAGCGGGTGAGTATGCCGGATATCGACATTGACTTTAGTGACGAGCGGCGCGATGAAGTCATCGACTATGTGGTTGATAAATACGGACGACAGCACGTGGCTCAGATTATTACCTTCGGTACGCTTGCAGCTAAGGCCGCCGTGCGTGATGTCGGCCGCGCATTGAACGTGCCCTTTGGAGATGTAGACCGCACGGCCAAGCTGATTCCGAATCAGCTTGGCATCCGCATTGCCCGGGCTGTCGAGGACAGTCCCGGCCTGAAGGAGCAGTACGACAGCAAGCCGAAGGTGAAGCAGCTGCTGGATATGGCAATGAAGGTGGAGGGCATGCCCCGGCACGCGTCGACGCATGCCGCAGGCGTGGTCATTTCCAAGGAACCGCTGACCGAGACGGTCCCGCTTCAGGAAGGCAGCGAGAAGACGGCTTTGACGCAATATTCGATGGAGAATCTGGAAAGCATCGGCTTGCTGAAAATGGACTTTCTGGGGCTTCGAACCCTGTCCATTATCGAGCGTAGTATGAGATGGATTCAGGAAACGGGGCTGACGCCGCCGGACTGGAGCAGGATTGCTGATGACGATCCCGCTACCTATGCCATGCTGGGCCGAGGCGATACGACGGGGGTATTCCAGCTGGAGTCGGCAGGGATGCGGAGAGTGCTGAAGGATCTGAAGCCAAGTGGATTTGAAGACATTATTTCCGTGCTGGCGCTGTACCGTCCGGGGCCGATGGATTTTATTCCGAAGTACATTCAGGCCAAGCACGGCGTCATCGAGCCGGAGTACCCGCATCCGGACCTGGCCGAAATATTAGGCGACACCTACGGCATTATTGTCTATCAGGAGCAGATCATGCAGATCGCGTCCCGGATGGCAGGGTTCTCGCTGGGAGAAGCAGATCTTCTGAGACGAGCGGTCTCCAAGAAGAAGCGCGAGGTGCTGGATCTGGAACGGGATCATTTCGTGACCGGCAGCTTGAACCAGGGCTATTCCGGGGATGAAGCGAATCGGGTGTACGATATGATCGTTCGCTTTGCGGATTACGGCTTCCCGCGGGCGCATGCCGCGGCATATGGTGTCCTTGCCTTCCAGACGGCGTATCTAAAGGCCCACTATCCCGTTCATTTTATGGCATCCATGCTCACCGCGGTCATGGGCAGCCACCGAAAGGTGGCGGAATATGTGCTGGAATGCCAGCGCATGGGCATCAAGGTGCTTCCCCCTGACGTGAATGAAAGCGGGAGCCTGTTCACCCCGATAGCGGAGGCTGATGATGCAGAGAATGGCGGGTCTCCCGGATTTATTCGCTTCGGGCTTGCCGCAATCAAGAATGTCGGGACCCAGGCTGTGGACAGCATGGTCCGTCTTCGTGAAGACAAGCCCTTTGAAAGCCTGCTGGATTTCTGCCGCCGGATCGACCTGCGGGTCTGCAATAAGCGGGTGATCGAGTCGCTTATTCAGGCCGGTGCCTTTGACTCTCTGCCAGGGCACCGCTCGCAGCAGACCGCCATGGTGGATGAAACCGTGGAGGCCGCGCTGAAATGGCGGAAGGAGCGAGAGGATCTGCAAATTCAGCTCTTCGACTTCGATGTGATTGAAACGGCGAATTGGGATATTGAATATCCGGATATTCCGCCGTATTCCGCCAGCCAGCAGCTGGAGCTGGAGCGGGAGCTGCTCGGCATGTATCTCTCCGGCCATCCTCTGGATGATTATGACGAGCTGCTGCAAGAGGCCGGAACCGAGCGGCTGATGGACTTGGACGAGGCTGCCGATGAGTCCCAGGTTACGGTGGCGGGTATGGTGGTCGCGGTCAAGACGATTACCACCAAGCAGGGCAAGGCGATGGCCTTTGTAGAATTTGAGGACCAGATTGACCGCTGCGAGGTGGTGCTCTTTCCGGAGGTCTGGAGAAAGAGCAGCCCCTTCATTGAGAAAGGTGCACTGCTGGCCCTGCGAGCCAAGGTCCAGCAGCAGGACGAGGGCTTCAAGCTGCTTGCCGAGGAGGCAGCGCCGCTTGAACGGGACCGGCTGCAGCAGCTTGTAAGGCGATCCCGAATCGGGCGCAAGGAGCGGTCCGCTGTGAGACCGGCTGTCAGGCCGCCGGAATCCACTCGGAAGCAGCAGGTGATGCCGCCTGGGGAAGAAATGAAGCAATCACCCGGGAACGGCTTCAAGGAGCAGAGCGCAGGTCAGCGGGTATTTATCAAAATATCTCCGGACTGCGAGGACCCTCAAATTCTGTCGAGGCTCAAGAAGCTGCTGCAGCAGCACCGGGGGCCAGCGGCGACAGTGCTATTCTATGAAAGCAATCAGAAGGCGCTGGCCCTCAGCGAGGCCTACCGGATTGATCCCAGGGACGTATTGGTAGCCTCGATCGAGGAAATGCTGGGTAAAGGCAGCGTAAAAATCAAATAG
- a CDS encoding phosphatidylglycerophosphatase A family protein: MSMELAESMLLERGVSVSAIADIVFQLQQKYHPDLTLAACENSVRAVLGKREVQYTLFTGIALDKLAESRLLPEPLQSIMDQDEPLYGVDETLALGVTSIYGMIGLTSFGYLDKEKIGVIHTLNEDRKSVHVFLDDLVAGIAAAASSRIAHNDPGAASYTSSTD, encoded by the coding sequence ATGTCAATGGAACTGGCAGAAAGCATGCTTCTAGAACGGGGCGTCAGCGTGTCTGCAATTGCAGACATTGTGTTTCAGCTGCAGCAGAAATATCATCCGGATCTGACATTAGCAGCGTGTGAGAACAGCGTGAGGGCTGTGCTGGGCAAACGGGAGGTGCAGTATACTCTCTTTACAGGCATTGCATTAGACAAGCTGGCTGAGTCACGGCTGCTGCCCGAGCCGCTGCAATCGATTATGGATCAAGATGAGCCATTGTACGGAGTAGATGAGACTCTGGCGCTGGGCGTGACGAGCATTTACGGTATGATTGGGCTGACCAGCTTCGGATATTTAGATAAGGAAAAGATCGGGGTCATTCACACTTTAAATGAAGACAGGAAATCCGTTCATGTGTTTCTGGATGATCTAGTTGCCGGCATCGCCGCAGCGGCATCCTCGAGAATTGCGCACAATGATCCTGGAGCGGCTTCCTACACCTCCTCCACCGACTGA
- a CDS encoding DRTGG domain-containing protein, whose amino-acid sequence MDIKDETVTKHEQLVQYIEGLKIGEKISVRRLAKELAVSEGTAYRAVKEAESLGIVMTKERIGTVRIERKPRNISEQLTFSDVVNIVEGHVLGGSEGLDKSLYKYVIGAMKVEAMIRYIDAGSLMIVGNREDAHILALEQGAGVLITGGFGTSREVKQLADRLGLPVMSSRHDTFTVASMINRAIFDRLIKKKIMLVEDIAGERPKIPPLKNSVTALEFREMVLRSGEERFPVTDEWNRVIGIVGAKDTAVLADHQAIDKAITRNPITATLKTSLASAAQIMMWEGIDFLPIVDRNRKLVATVTRKEVLEALRNARNQPQMGETFDQLIWNGMAEDRDEQGKLFFHGLITPQMATDLGTISQGILTTVMSQAAFRAAKDWTGGDYVLDQLSTFFIRPVQIEDPIVIHPSLLELSRRTCRLEVEIVHDSSLVAKSVMTLQSIDQG is encoded by the coding sequence TTGGACATCAAGGACGAGACGGTAACCAAGCATGAACAGCTGGTGCAATATATTGAAGGCTTGAAGATTGGAGAGAAAATATCGGTCCGAAGGCTGGCGAAGGAGCTGGCGGTCAGCGAGGGGACGGCATACCGGGCAGTAAAAGAGGCAGAATCCTTAGGCATTGTCATGACCAAGGAAAGAATCGGTACCGTGCGCATCGAGCGTAAGCCGAGAAATATATCAGAGCAGCTCACCTTTTCTGATGTCGTTAACATCGTGGAGGGCCATGTGCTTGGCGGGTCAGAGGGCCTCGATAAAAGCCTCTATAAATATGTAATCGGTGCGATGAAGGTCGAGGCGATGATCCGTTATATTGATGCTGGCAGCCTTATGATCGTAGGGAACCGGGAGGATGCTCATATTCTGGCGCTGGAGCAGGGAGCAGGCGTGCTGATTACCGGCGGGTTCGGGACTAGCCGGGAAGTGAAGCAGCTGGCGGATCGGCTGGGGCTGCCGGTGATGTCCTCGCGTCATGACACATTTACCGTGGCGTCGATGATTAACCGGGCGATTTTTGACAGGCTGATCAAGAAGAAAATTATGCTGGTGGAGGATATTGCAGGTGAACGTCCCAAGATCCCGCCGCTCAAAAACTCAGTCACTGCGCTGGAATTCCGGGAGATGGTCCTGCGCAGCGGCGAGGAGCGCTTCCCGGTAACCGATGAGTGGAACCGTGTCATCGGGATCGTAGGAGCGAAGGATACGGCGGTGCTGGCGGATCATCAGGCGATCGACAAGGCGATTACGCGCAATCCTATTACCGCTACGCTGAAGACTTCACTGGCGTCCGCGGCCCAGATTATGATGTGGGAAGGCATTGACTTCCTGCCGATTGTGGACCGGAACCGGAAGCTGGTAGCGACTGTGACCCGCAAAGAGGTGCTGGAGGCGCTCCGCAATGCGCGGAATCAGCCCCAGATGGGAGAAACCTTTGATCAGTTAATCTGGAACGGAATGGCGGAGGATCGGGACGAGCAGGGGAAGCTGTTCTTTCACGGATTAATTACACCGCAGATGGCGACTGACCTCGGGACCATTTCTCAAGGCATTCTGACCACGGTCATGAGTCAGGCTGCATTTCGCGCGGCCAAGGATTGGACGGGCGGGGATTATGTATTGGATCAGCTTTCCACCTTCTTCATCCGTCCGGTGCAGATTGAGGATCCCATTGTAATTCATCCAAGCCTGCTGGAGCTGAGCCGCCGGACCTGCAGGCTGGAAGTCGAGATTGTGCATGATTCCAGCCTGGTTGCAAAGTCGGTCATGACGCTGCAGTCGATTGACCAGGGATAG
- the accD gene encoding acetyl-CoA carboxylase, carboxyltransferase subunit beta, translating to MFKDLFQKKRRYATIPSDQAVKSGQREEGERPKREIPEGLMNKCVKCGVIQYSKELEKNLKVCPECGHHMRLNALERIGITLDETSFEEFDADMISVDPLQFPGYAGKLEQQKMKSGLHDAVVTGKGFICGQPVVVAVMSFDFFTGSMGSVVGEKITRAIEHAGKHGLPLIIFSTSGGARMQESILSLMQMAKTSAALSRFGEQGGLYISVITDPTTGGVSASFATLGDINIAEPGAVFGFAGRIVIEQTIRQKLPEDFQTAEFNLNHGQLDMVVHRKDLRSMLGKLLEMHAVKGEF from the coding sequence GTGTTTAAAGATCTGTTTCAGAAGAAGAGAAGATACGCCACCATTCCCTCTGATCAAGCGGTGAAGTCCGGGCAGAGAGAAGAGGGAGAACGCCCGAAGCGCGAAATCCCGGAAGGGCTTATGAACAAATGCGTCAAATGCGGCGTGATTCAGTACAGCAAGGAGCTTGAGAAGAACCTTAAGGTATGTCCGGAGTGCGGGCACCATATGAGGCTGAATGCCTTGGAACGTATTGGGATCACGCTCGATGAGACAAGCTTTGAGGAATTTGATGCGGATATGATTTCGGTAGATCCGCTGCAGTTTCCGGGATACGCCGGCAAGCTGGAGCAGCAGAAGATGAAATCAGGTCTTCATGATGCCGTTGTTACAGGTAAGGGCTTTATTTGCGGACAGCCCGTTGTGGTTGCTGTGATGAGCTTTGACTTCTTCACCGGCAGTATGGGCTCCGTTGTAGGCGAGAAGATTACCCGGGCGATCGAGCATGCCGGAAAGCATGGGCTGCCGCTTATTATTTTCTCGACCTCCGGCGGCGCACGGATGCAGGAGAGCATTCTCAGCTTGATGCAGATGGCGAAGACGAGTGCAGCACTCTCCCGCTTCGGCGAACAGGGCGGCTTGTATATTTCAGTTATTACAGATCCGACGACGGGCGGAGTATCCGCCAGCTTTGCAACACTTGGCGATATTAACATCGCTGAGCCGGGAGCCGTATTCGGCTTCGCCGGAAGAATCGTCATTGAGCAGACCATCCGCCAGAAGCTTCCGGAGGATTTCCAGACCGCGGAATTCAACCTGAATCATGGACAGCTTGACATGGTCGTCCACCGCAAGGATTTGCGCTCCATGCTGGGCAAGTTGCTCGAAATGCATGCTGTGAAAGGGGAATTTTAA
- the pyk gene encoding pyruvate kinase: MRKTKIVCTIGPSSESLENTKKLIMAGMNVARLNFSHGDFDEHGGRIKNIRQACEELNKTVAILLDTKGPEIRTGKLEVEPIELVQDEYVTLTTDEILGDKNRLTVTYKNLPEDVQPGSTILIDDGLIGLTVVEVQGTEIRCRIVNGGTIKSKKGVNVPGVSISLPGITEKDASDIVFGIEQGIDFIAASFVRKASDVLEIRELLKRHNAEHIQIISKIENQQGVDNLDEILEVSDGLMVARGDLGVEIPAEEVPLVQKRMIEKCNIAGKPVITATQMLDSMQRNPRPTRAEASDVANAIFDGTDAIMLSGETAAGKYPVESVLTMSRIAEKAESALNHRDLFLKQRIAQETTVTEAISQSVAISALDLNAKAIISSTQSGTTARMVSKYRPKSPIIAVTPEERTLRRLALTWGVFPVKGETATSTDEMFDYALQGGVKSGLVKEDDLVVITAGIPLGKSGSTNLVKVSQIPAQQ; this comes from the coding sequence ATGCGCAAAACAAAAATTGTATGTACGATCGGTCCTTCCAGCGAATCGCTCGAAAACACCAAGAAGCTGATTATGGCTGGAATGAATGTAGCCCGCCTGAACTTCTCTCATGGTGATTTCGACGAGCATGGCGGCAGAATCAAGAACATCCGCCAAGCCTGCGAGGAGCTGAACAAGACCGTAGCGATCCTGCTCGACACGAAAGGCCCTGAGATCCGTACCGGCAAGCTGGAAGTAGAGCCGATTGAATTGGTTCAGGACGAGTATGTTACCTTGACTACCGATGAAATTCTCGGCGACAAGAACCGTTTGACAGTAACCTACAAGAACCTTCCGGAGGACGTACAGCCGGGGTCAACCATTTTGATCGATGATGGATTGATCGGCTTGACAGTGGTTGAGGTGCAGGGCACTGAAATCAGATGCCGCATCGTCAACGGCGGAACGATCAAGAGCAAGAAGGGCGTGAATGTACCGGGCGTTTCAATTTCCCTGCCGGGCATTACCGAGAAGGACGCCAGTGACATCGTATTCGGAATCGAGCAGGGCATCGATTTTATTGCTGCATCCTTCGTTCGTAAAGCTAGTGATGTTCTCGAAATCCGTGAACTGCTGAAGCGTCATAACGCTGAGCATATTCAGATTATTTCCAAGATTGAGAACCAGCAGGGTGTGGACAACCTGGATGAAATTCTTGAGGTGTCCGACGGCTTGATGGTTGCGCGTGGTGACCTCGGCGTCGAAATCCCTGCTGAAGAGGTTCCTCTTGTACAGAAGCGTATGATCGAGAAGTGTAATATTGCCGGCAAGCCGGTCATTACAGCGACACAAATGCTCGATTCCATGCAGCGTAACCCGCGTCCGACCCGCGCTGAAGCGAGTGACGTGGCGAATGCTATTTTTGACGGAACAGATGCTATCATGCTCTCCGGCGAAACGGCTGCCGGCAAGTATCCGGTCGAATCTGTGCTGACCATGTCCCGCATTGCGGAAAAGGCAGAGTCTGCACTGAACCACCGGGATCTGTTCCTGAAGCAGCGCATCGCGCAGGAAACAACAGTAACGGAAGCGATCAGCCAATCCGTCGCAATCTCTGCACTGGATCTGAACGCGAAAGCGATTATTTCTTCGACTCAATCGGGAACCACAGCTCGTATGGTATCCAAGTACCGTCCGAAGTCCCCGATCATTGCGGTTACTCCAGAGGAGCGGACACTGAGACGCCTGGCATTGACATGGGGCGTATTCCCGGTGAAGGGCGAAACTGCGACCTCGACAGACGAAATGTTTGATTACGCGCTGCAAGGCGGCGTCAAATCCGGTCTGGTCAAAGAAGATGATCTCGTTGTGATCACAGCGGGTATTCCGCTGGGTAAATCCGGCTCCACGAACCTGGTGAAGGTGAGTCAGATTCCGGCACAGCAATAA